TTGATTTCCTCTCATCCTCAAAGTATCTGGATTCCAGATGCAAAAGACACGCTTCAAAAAATCGAAATTTGGTTTAAGGCACCTTAAGAGAATTAGAAGGCATTGAAAAGACGAAACCGGATGTGTTTCCGTTCGTTATGCTGATGACCAACACATGCGAACGAAGAGTTAGATACTGTCCTGAAGAAAGGGTTACGTTCATCTTACAAATTCGATTCGGGTTTTCTCCGATCCCAACTGCAGCTAAAGATCCGCCGTTCGGACTCAACTCGATTGAATATTCCAGCGGCTGATTCGGAATTAAATTTAAGATGCCGTCCACACAATCGATTCCAGAGTTTAGGTCCGCGGGAAATCTGGAATCATTTTCCGTATTTGCCACATACAATCGATATCCGCTGAAAAGAAGTTCGGGATTCCCCGCTCTCAATCGAAGTTCGTAGCCGGTTGCGATTGGAACGATACTGACTAAAGTAGGCGGGGTAGATATCAGACGCGTTGTGGAATAGTGGGGACAACCGAGCAAAAGCGAAAATGCCGGAAGCAAAAACAGAATATAAAGACGTTTCAAAAAGAAATATACTCCCGCCAACCGAACTTTTCAGCCTGCTGATCCGATATTGAGTAGAGTGGAAATCGTAACTTGGGTGTCACTCGATTTTCTTCCGGTAAGTTCCACTTCAATTCGGTGAGAAGTTTATTTCCTTTTCGAGTGTTACAATGTCTGCACGCGGCAACCAGATTTTCCCAAGAGTTGAATTCCTTCGGCCTTTCTTTTTTGGGAATGTGTTCCCATCGACTCCGCGGAATTACGTGGTCGAGAGTGAGCTTTGTACTTGGAAATTTTTTTCTGCAGTAGACGCAGTGATAGTTATCTCTTTGAAAAATATTTTCTCTGGAAACTCGATCTTTTCTGGGAGGAACTCTGTAATAGTCTCGGAGAAGTATGATTCTAGGCGCGGTGAATTTGAGTTTTTCGGAGCGAATTAAAAAGTTTTTATCATCCTTGATAAGCTGTGCTTTTTCAAGAATGATCAGAATCAGGGCATCTTTGACCGACCGAATCCCGATGGGAACGTAACCGGCATTCAGCACGAGCACTGGCTGCGCAAGAATGTCCATAAACTGGTCAAAAAATAACCGATGGCTGGAGGATGTAAAGAAATTCTCTAGGCTAGGAACGTTTCTTTCGAATCCAATAGACGACTCCGAACAGTAAAAATGCCGTTCCCAAAGCTCCAAAAATCAGAAGTTGTCCATTGTGAACCCAATGCATTAGAGTATCGAAATTATGTGCTCCGAAGTATCCCAAATAAACCCAAACCGGAACCGAAATGATTGCGGCGAGAAAATCAAGGGTTACAAAACGATAGAATGAAATTCGATCCGAGGTCCCGGCCGTGAGATAAATCGGCATTCTGAGACCCGGCATAAAGCGAGCCATAAAAGTGACCCAGTTTCCGTAGCGAGAAATTTTATCCTGAACCTTTGCAAAACGTTCGGGAGTAACGATCCTTGAAATCATTGGAATCTGAAGAACTCGTACTCCGTAAATCCTCCCGATTAAAAAAACGGAACCGTCTCCGATGAGAACCCCAGCCATTCCTACGAGAAACATAAAATGCGGGTCCGCTTTGCCGAATCCTGCGATTACTCCTCCGGAAACCAAGGAAATGTCTTCGGGAACCGGAAGTCCGAAACCACAAAGAATGAGCGCTAAAAAGACGGCAATGTATCCGTATTCCGAGAAAATACTAACCAGAATATTTAAAAATTCCATTTCTTTCAGTAAATGCCTTGTGAATTTAGGATTTCAGGACAGTAAAAAACGTCTCGTTTAAAATAGCAGTAAACAAAACAAAAAAAGTAAGCGGACTTCTAAGTAAAGTTCCGAAATTTTGTAAAACGTGTATTTTTCCAGAAATGATTTGATCCAAAAAGAAATTGCGGGACTTGCTCCTTACGCGATTTCCAGTACAAACAATGGGGGACGATTTTACGAAGAAGAAGAGCATTCTTACCGTCTTCCGTTTCAAAGGGACAGAGACAGGATTCTGCATTCCAGTGCGTTTAAACGTCTTCAATATAAAACTCAAGTGTTTATCTTTTCTGTCGGAGAGAATTACCGAAATCGAATGACACATACTCTCGAAGTTGCCGGTCTTTCCAGGACGATCGCAAGCGCGCTCGGACTGAATTCTCATCTTTCCGAATCTATCGCTTTGGCTCACGATTTAGGTCACACTCCTTTTGGTCATGCGGGTCAAGAAATTTTATCTAGTCTTATGAAAGACCATGGCGGTTTTGAACACAACAAACAATCTCTTCGAATTGTAACTTCAATCGAAAAGAAATATCCGAATTTTCCGGGACTGAACTTATGTAGGGAAACTTTGAAAGGTTTGATGAAACACGGTACCGATTATGATCCTTCCATGATGCTTTTGGAAAGAAAAGAAAGCGGTCCTTCTTTAGAAGGAATGATCGCGGACCTTTCGGATGAAATCGCCTACACGAGTCACGATATTGAAGACGGTTGGGAGATGGGTTACCTGCATCTCGGTGATTTATCCGAAAATCCCTTTTGGAAAGAAGTCTACGAAAATTGCAAATCCCAATACAAAGACGCGGGTGAAAAAATTTTAGTCCGAACGACGATTCGCACTCTTACCAATTCCATGGTTTCCGATCTGATCCGCAATATCTTCCATCAGTTGGAAAAGAATCGGGTGGAGTCCACGGAAGATTTGATTCGTCTATGGAAACAGGGAATTCGAATCGCTTCTTTTTCGAAAGAAGTCGATTCCAAATTCAGGGAACTCAAATTCTTTTTGTACGAAAAACTTTATCGCCACGAGGATTTGGTTCGTATGAGCGACTATGGAAAAAAAATCATAGAATCCTTATTCGATTATTTTTTAAAACATCCTGAAAAAGTTCCGGATACTTACAAAGAAAGAATCGAAGAGGAATCTTTGTACCGCGTGATCAGCGATTATGTGGCGGGTATGACCGATCGTTATGCGGAGAAAATCTATCAGTCGCTACCTTAATATTTGAAAAATGGAATGTTTCTTTTTTGGGATCATCTCATAAAACTTAGGTTCCAACAATAATTGAAACCAATCATTACGGAGGGAAAACCATGCTCACAGAAGTTCAGGATTCCGATTAGAAAGTTGCCGTCTTTGCCGGTATTGATCGCGCCTACACTCAAACCAATTCCTCTCGGGCTGCTATTGAAAAGTCCTATCTTCACGCCTCCGCCTCCGTAGTTATAGACACCAGCTGTGAAGTAGGTACCGTCGCCCATGATTTGATTGCCGGATTGTTTGAGAGTTACTTCATTGTAAAAGCCGAGTTGAATTCCGCCGTTACCCTTGCCTTCGTTTTCAACCTGATTCACTGCTCCGGTTTGGATCGTGAACCCTCCTTCGGATTGATTGAAGAGACCGAGTTTTAGGCCGTAATAATTGCTATCGCTGTTATTCAAGATTCCAACCTGGAGTCCGATGTTCTTTTTTCTGCTTTTGGAATCGGCCGAGTTTAAAAGTCCGATCTGAACGCCAATCAAGCGATCTTTGATGATATTGACGATTCCTAGGTTGAGACCGTAAAGATTTTCAATTTCTCCATGAAATACGTTAAATCTTAAAACTTCCGTTTCCGTGTCGGGCGGAACTTTTACCGTGGCCTTCGGAGTCAAAGCGACGCCGCAGCTGTGGAAGAACCAACAAAATAACAAGAGAAGGATGAGTTGAATTTTTTTCTTCATAAATTTATTCTAATTTTAAAATATTCATTTTAATGAATTTATTTCTATGGATTTTGGTTTGATCTAAAAACTTGTGCAATAATTTGCGATGAGCATAAAGCGAACGACTCTGTTTTTTGGACAAACGTTTAAGAATCCGATTTGAAATTGTCTCTCTTCTCCAAAATTGACGATTCCTAGATTGAAGCCAGACGCGCCGAAGTTTACGATTCCTAAATTGAATACGCTTCCGCCACTGAATATTCCTACGTTGACGAATCCTTGAGTGGCGTTGAATAAACCGATGGACAACACAGCTCCGATTTTTTCCCTATCTTTCTCCACCTCTGATCCGGGCATCGAATCGCCCAGTCTGAAAATTTCAACGTTGAAGATGCCGAGTTTTAGGCCGTAATAATTACTATCGCTGTTATTCAAGATTCCAACCTGGAGTCCGATGTTCTTTTTTCTGTTTTTGGAATCGGCCGAGTTTAAAAGTCCGATCTGAGCGCCAATCAAGCGATCTTTGATGATATTGACGATTCCTAGGTTGAGACCGTAAAGATTTTCAATTTCTCCATGAAATACGTTAAATCTTAAAACTTCCGTTTCGGTTTCCGGTGGAAGCTTCGCGGTCAATTTAGGAGTCAAAGCGACGCCGCAGTCAAAGAGCGATATGAGAACGATAAAAAGAAAGAGGGCATAAAAAACGAATTTCTTCATTCTGTATTTGATTCCATTTTTAATCAAACGATTGCCGATCTTGTTGTATTCGACGTCGGATGGATTTGCTACGTTTGGAATTTTTTTGTCGTAGCAAAAATCATAGACGTGTCTTTCGAGATAGATTCATATTTTAAAATGTTTGAATGTGTTTCAATTATTTCGAGGAGTCTTTTTTCTGCTCTGTTCCGGGAGTTCTACTTTTGTTTCCGCAGGTTTCGAACAATAATTCAGAACGATCATGATAGGAAAGGGGCCTTCCGTGCAAAAGTTGAGAATTCCGATTTGTAAATTTCCGTCTTCTCCTATGTTCAACGCCCCGATACTGAGTCCTTTTCCGGAATTGACAGCGCCGACGTTGACTCCGTATCCGTAGTTATATACACCCACGTTTACGCCTAGGCCTTCGTAGTTAATGAGACCGATGTTGGCTCCGCTGCCGCTTTTATTGTAAGCGCCGGCTGTAATATAGACGCCTTTGTTTTCGCCTCTATTATAAAGGCCGACTTGCAATCCGGCGCCGCCGCCTTCCACATTGTTGGCGACTCCGGCTTGAACGGTAAAGCCGCCTTTTTTCGCTGCGTTAGAGACCAAACCCACTTGTGCGGCGTATGTTTTTCCTTCGGAGTAATTGGCGCCTCCGACTTGTAGACCGATCAATCTTTCTTTGATTACATTGACGATTCCTAAGTTGATTCCGTATAAGTTTTTCACTTCTCCGTGGAGCAAGTTTGCGTGAAAGACTTCCGTTTCCGTTTTTACGGGAACACGAACAACGGTATGTTCGCCGGTGAATCCGGTGACACCGCAGCTCAAAAGTAAAAGTGAGAATCCGAAAAAGGAAAAAGCGTTTTGTAATATTAGGAAATATTTATGTTTCATGGTTATTTACAATAGTTGAATCCGATCATGACGGGAAAAGTTCCCTTTCCGCAGAAATTGAGAAATCCGAACTGTATCGTCGGCTCGTCCGTTTCCTTTTCGCCCGAAGCGTTGATCAAACCGATATGAACTCCGGTTCCTCCGTTTAGAATGCCCACGTTGACTCCGCCGCCTTTGATGTTCAATGCCCCCAGGTTGAAGCCGCTCGCTTTTTCATTTAGGATTCCTATGTTGACTCCGGTTGAATAGAAGTTGAAGGCCCCGATCATCAAACCCTTGGTGTCATAATTTCCGGCGCCGATCGTTAGATCAAATCCGGTTCTTTTATTTCCGATGTTGACGATTCCCGCCTGAAGCCCTCTGGAATCCCCTTCGGAATAGTTCACGATTCCCGCTTGGATTCCGGCTCCTTTATCGCTCGCGATATTGACTACGGCGACTTGCGCTCCATACGTTTTTTTAGGAGAATAGTTTACGATCCCGATTTGGCCTCCGATCATTCGATCTACCATATTGAAGATTCCTACGTTGAGTCCGGCAAGATTTTTGAGTTCTCCGTAGAGAAGATTCAATCGGAACACTTCGGTTTCCGTTTTGGGAGGAATCCGAGTCGTGATTCGGGGGGTCAGCGCAAAACCGCAGTTAGTCGTCGCGATCCAGAATAGAAGGAAGAAGAGATAAACGATAGGATTGATTTTGTTTTTCATAATTCGAGTTAAAACGCTGATATAATTTAACGCGACGAAAATTCGTTGTCAATATTATTTGGTTTCAAACTTTTTAAAAAGAGGTTTTTCAAGGATTCGGTTTCGATTGGAAAAAATTTATTGCGTTTCCGGATCGGATGGATTTTCGTTTGCGGTCGGATTTTTGATCGGAGTCGGTAGACAATAGTTTACGACGACCATGAACGGAAGTAATCCTTCCTTACAAAAGTTTAGAATTCCGATTTGAAAATTCTCCTTTTCACCGATGTTGACCGCGCCTATCGAAATGCCGGAATACCCTGCGTTCCAATTGACCAATCCTGCGTTGAGCCCGTAGCCGTAGTTGAATAATCCAACATTCACTCTACCGCTTGCAAGATTAGCAACACCGATCGAAAGAGCAAGATCTCCCTTAATTCGCCGTTCAATGCTTTCTTGTGTATCTCCGGGTGGTTATGTTAGAGAGCAACACTTTAGTTTCTTATTCGCCCAAACTTTCTTACGACCGGCTCACGTTAAAAAGAAGTTCAAATTAAAAATTCCGATTTTCAAAAGGACGAAGGAAGGCTTCGCATTATTGATCGCGCCGATTTGAATTCCTGTGCCTTCTTCCGCGCCGTTTACAATTCCCAATTGCGCTCCGATCAATCTTTCTGTGATGGAATTGACGATTCCTAAGTTGATTCCGTGCATACGGTTCGTTTCGCCATAGAGTAAATTGACTCGAAGAATTTCCGTCTTTGTTTTCGGAGGAAGTTTTAGGGTCGCTTCGGCGGTAAGAGCGATTCCGCAATCAAAATTCATCAAACAAAATAATATTAGAAAAATAGAATGTATGAAAGTTCGTGTCATGTTGCACCTGGAGCTTGTATTCGATAAAAAACGAAAAGAGATTTGGTAATTTTTTAACAAACGTTTTGAAACGAATTTGTTTAGGAATCGTTCTTTAAAGCGCGTAAAACGTTCCGGATCTGAACGCAAAGTTCTTTCACTTCTTCCTCCGTAGTAAACCAACCGGTGGAAATTCGAATGGCGCGTAATGCTTCTTCCTTAGAATAACCCATGGATAAAAGAGAAGAGGCCGGTTCTCTGGATCTGGACTTACAGGAGGATCCGGTGGAAACCACAAAACCCGCTTCTTCCATTCCCATCATAAAAAAATCCACGTCGTCAGTCGGAAGAATACAAAAAGAGGTCGTAGGAATTCGAGACATTTCTTTTCCGATCAGTTTGCAACCGCATTCTTCCAGGACAGTTTCGATTTGGATTTGAAAATTTTTTAGGATTTTGTTTTTTTGTTTTTGTTCCGGAAACCTATGTTTTAGTACTTTAGAAAGAGCTAATATAGAAGGGGAATTTTCCGTTCCCGCCCTATGATTGTTCTCCTGATTTCCTCCGTGAAAGATCGCAAATTCCTTATCGGAAACCAAGTCGGAGCGGATCCAAGTTCCGGAAGCGCCCATTCCCGCCCCGATTTTATGACCGGAAAAGGTAAATCCGTCGAACAACGCAAAAGGAATTTCTACTTTACCGAAGGATTGCATCAGGTCGGAAAAAAAAGGAACGGAGAATTTCTTTGCAAGAGAGGAAATCGCTTCGATCGGTTGAATGACTCCCGATTCGTTGGTGACGTGAAGAACGAAAATCGGGGCGGCTTCTTCGTTTAACAATGTTTCAATATGAGCGATGTCTACGGTTCCATTTCGAGTCGAACGAATTTTTCTAAAATCAAAACCCGCGAACTCCAACGCGGAATACATGGAAGAATGTTCCAAAGAGGATACAATCACGGAACCGGAAAATTTTCCTCGAATTGCGTGTGCGAGTAGGTGATTCGCTTCGGTTCCTGTGGAAGAAAAAACGAATTCCTTTGCGGGTTTACCCGTGTATTCCTCCAAAGTTTTTCGAGCGGATTCTATTTTTCCCTGTCTAGCCAGCGAAAATCGGGTAGAGCCCGACGGATTATAAAAGTCGGAAAAGTAATCCTTTTGAACTTCTAAGAGAACGTCTTGAAACGGAGGATGGGTCGCGTTATAATCAAAATAACGAATCTTCTTCGACATAAAGTTCGTCCGCTTCTTCGTATCTTCCTTTTTTTCTGAGAACGTATCTGAGGAGTTTTTTACGATCTTCCATAAGATCGCTTCTTCCACTGCCAGTGACTAGATAGGACTTATCAATCGTATACAGTGTCGTTTCGAGTTGTTGTAATTCCGACAAAGCGCTGTCAAATTGTCCTCTGCGAATCTCTGCGCGCGCAATCATCAGTCTGGATTCAAAAACGGAACCTTTTTCTAAGAGGTTCGATTTGGAAACCTCGCTAAAATAAAAGATCGCTTTGTTCAAAAAAGAAGGATCTCTTTTCCCTAGTTGATAATTGAGCATTCCCCTCTTCATTAGTAATTCGTCATACTCTACCGTGCCGGGATCGGAAAAAAAAAGCAACTTTTCTAAAATCCCGTCCGCTTCCAAAGGAGAGATCGAATTAAGTCCCGTTTTATAAATCCCGAATGCGAGAAGATTGAGAGCCTTTTTAAAATCATTTGCGCTGACTTTCAAATTTCTTTCCGGATCGATCACGAAAGAATTGGACTTGATCTGAGACCAAATTCTCATCTGATTTTGCTTTTCAGTGAGTACGTTGGGTTGATTTTCGACTTGATTACAGGAGAAAAACGATTTTGATTTTTTCGTATTTTCCATCCTAAGTCGAACCGTCTCCTCGGTGTTTCGAATATAGTCCGCGTATGCAAGAAGAACTTCTTCAGAGCGACAAACGGCTAAGGCGGCTTTTTCGATTTTTTTGGGAACGCTCAAGTCGGGTCCTGAAAAATTCAGAGCCCTTTTGTAATAGTCCAACGCTTCGAGTACGTTCGGAGAAACAGCCTTCCAATACTCTCCCGGATTAAAACTCCCCGTAATCGGATTTCTGGATTTAATTTTGGAAGAAAGTTTTTTCCCATCCGATTCTCCATCCATTCCGGCATCTTTAAATCTCCAAATCGACATGGAGTCCGTCCAAGCCGGTCTGTATAAAACGCTATCCCTTTCACTCAAAGAATAATAATAAAGACAGGCTTCCCGCATTATTTCCAAATCGGGAATTCTTTCTCCTAAATCTTGATAAGCGACTTTCTGTTGTAAAATCGAGTCCCCCTTTTCGATAAATTCTCCCGCAATTTTGGGATCATAGCCGGGAGGTTGAATCATCAGGGCGAGTTTACTCAATAATTTGTATCGATTGGGAAGAATCCATACGGCCGCGATCACCCAGACAAAAAGCAGGAACAGTATGTACTTCCTATTTTCTCGAATGTAAGTTAACAAAGTTTCGAGCTCTCCGGCATTGGAAAATTGATTCGACTCCTGAATGGATTGACTACAAAATGAAATTCCGGACTTATGAACGGGATGGTTCCTAACAAACGGAACATTCTTTTCAAATCTGTTCTGTTACCCGAATGAATCAAGCAAATAATAAAATCATACAGAGTCGACTTTCTTATATCTATTCCGTTTTCCCTTGGTATTTGACTTTTCTATTCTTCTTTTTTCCGATTTCGATTTTTTCTCAATCCGAATGCGAATATTCGGGATCGTTAGTCGCTCCGGAGTTTTTTCTTTCTCTTGCGTTTGAACGGCAGGCGGAAGCCTCGAAAATTCCTTCTCAAGAAAAATCTAGAAAAGTTTACGAAGATTCCGTGGAATATTACGATCGATACATTCGTTGTTCAGTAGCTCTCAAAAGACAAGTTTCTCCCGTGTCCAGAGCGGCCAAAGCGAACGTCCACTTTTTTCTGGGGCAATTCGAAAAAGCTGAGAAGGAAGCGGATGCGGTCATTTTTTCCGATCCCAATTTCAGAGACGGTTATCTTTTAAAGGTCAGAATTCTCATTCGTTTGGGAGAATTCCAAAAGGCGAGTGACTATCTGGAAACAAATCTGAGTCGTTTTTCGGACGATTCCGATTTTCTTTATCTCTTGGGCTCTCTCAATCAAGAACTTAAAAACTATCCGAAAGCGATTTTGTATCTGACATCGCTCAGCGATTCGATTCGAAATCGGGAAGGAAATCAGAAATACAGATCGTTTGTAGATAAGTCTTTGGGTGAAATGTATTTCGCGAGCGGTCAATTTAAAAAAGCGCTCTATTTTTTAAGCTCTTATCTGCATCGAAATCCCGGAGATATTTCTGCAAGACTGACTCTCGCCAAAACCTGGAATCAACTAGGTAAGTTCTCCTCCGCGAGAAAGGAACTGAACAAAATTATAAAAACGAAAAAAAACCTTTCCTCGGTGGAACATCTACTGGCGGAAATGTATTTCATAGAGAGTAGGGCGGCCGCATTCGAATATTTTAATATTCTCAATCAGAATTCCAAAATTCCGAAAGAAAGCGTTTTGGAAGGTCTTTATCTCGTTTTTCTTGGGAAATACTCGGAAGCGAAGAAATTGCTTCTTCCCATAAAAGAAAAATTTCCGGGTCGTTTGGCGGTTCGTTTGGCGATGTTGGATGTGTATGAAAAAGAAAAGAATATCTCCTCGTATCTAAGAGAACTTAGAGAAGTTTCGGAACTCGTGTTCGGAATGCAACAGTTCGAACTCGCGGAAAGGACTGCACAAAAAGCGTTGGCGATTCCGAATAAAACTTCCGAATGGAGCGACGCGGAGATTTATGATTTTCTCGCCTCCTGTCACGAACAATCCGGCTATGTATATCGTGCAATCTTGATGTCCAGAAAGGCGGTTGAAAACGCGCATAAAGAGGAAGAAAAACTCAAATTTCAGTTGCATCTTGCGTATCTACTCAGGGCAAATCCCCCCGGAAAACAAGAGGAAGCCGAGGCTATTATTCGCAAAGTTCTTCAAGCTTATCCGGAAATGGCCTATGCGAGATACTTGCTTGGAATCGTTTTGGCTTCCCAGGAAAAGCATAAAGAAGCATTAGAAGAATTGAATGCTGCAATCGAGATCGATCCAGGAAACGGCGCCTATTACTTCTATAGGGCTTCCGTTCATGAAAAACTAGAACAACAGGAACTCATGGAAAAGGATCTGAAAAAATTCATCGAGATCGATCCTGGAAATCCGATCGCTTATAACTATTTGGGGTATTATCTTTCCGAAAAAGGAATCCGCTTGAACGAATCTCTCCTGCTCGTTCAAAGAGCCGTTGAGCTCGCGCCGGATAACGAAGCGTATCAGGACAGTCTGGGTTGGATTTTTTTCAAACTGGGAAATCATGACGAAGCGCTCCTGCATCTACAACTTGCGTACCAGATTCTAAAAGACAAAGGAGAAGAAGACCCGGTCATTTTAGAACATATTGGTGACGTTTATAAGGAAAAAAACCAATTCGCAAACGCTATCGCTTATTGGGAAAAAAGTCTCAAACTTTTCAAGAAGAAGGAAGACATTTCCAGAATCCAAAAAAAAATACCAACTGGTTCTCCCGAAAGTTCGGGAAAATCGAAACAATAGAGTTGTTGAAAAATTCAATAGTCGATATGAACAACCCCTTGAATCGCCATTTCAATGAAACAAAAACAAATGAGAATTAATTTTTCAACAACTCTAATAAATAAAAAGAGAAGATTCGATCGGTCATGAAATTTAAAGTATATTTTAATATTCTAATGTTTATTTTGATTCTTGGCAAATGTGCCGCGGCTCGAATCGAAGAAATTTCCTTTCCGGATAAAGGAAATCTGAAATTCCTTTCTTCTAAAAATCCAGAAGCCTCCCGCGTTTTAAAATCTGTCCGAGATTTAGAAACGAAAAATTCTTCTTACTCGGGCGAATTTTCGATGCGGATCGAAAACTTTATTCCGAAAAAGGAAAGTTTTTCCGCAAATGGAAAAATCCTTTACGATAAACCTTCCGGAAAAATGTACATCGAACTTTCCGATCCTTTTTTCGGAATGATCGTTTCCAAAGTATATACGGATGGGAACTCGATTCATATCAAAACGGCAAACGGCGGGACTCAGATTTTTCCGATGGGGGACATTCTTTTTAAAGATCCGAGCGGTAAAAAACAATCCACGATTCCATTTCCAGTTTTATACTCTCTTTTATCCAACAACAGTTCCGGCCTCGCCGGAACCGATCCGACTTTTGTGAATCTTTCCGAAAGGGCGATCCTCGTTAAAAAACCGGGAGAAGATATCACATTCTGGATGACGGATTTTGGAATCAGCTCCGTGGAACTTCTCTCCAAAAAGAGCAATCTCAAGGCGATTACGAAAGTTCAAGGAACGGTTTCTTTTCCGCCGAAAATCACGATCACAAGAATCGTTGAACCGAAAACAAATCTGGATCAGAATAAGATAGAAATTAAAATGAAAAAAATCGCTCTTTCCGAAACGATTCCGGATTCTAAATTTCGGTTTTAAATGACAAAGATCAAGGTTTACAACATTCTTTCATTCATCAATTTGGAAGAATCCAAGATCGAACCGTTGAATTCTTTTTTTCGGAGCTCGGGAAAGAATTCGAATTCAATTGAAAACAATAGGAGTAAAGATGCTTTCCGAAATTAGAAACGATCATATTCTTGAACTATACATCGAAACCAACGAAGTAAACTCATTAAATGGGGATTTTTTCAAAACGATTTCCGCGAAGTTAGACGCGATTAACAAGGATTCGACAATCAAAGCAGTCATTTTGACTTCCAAAAACGAAAAGTTTTTCTCGAACGGTTTTAATCCGGAAATTTTTGTCGGAAAAACCTCGGAGGAAATCCAAGACGTTATGCGTCTTGCTTTGGATACGGCTTCTAAATATCTATTTTTAGAAAGACCCGTAATTTGCGCTATGAACGGGCACGCTATGGGATTGGGAGCGGTACTTGCGATTTTTTCCGATTATAGAATCATGGTCGAAAAAAAAGGAAGGATCGGTTTTCCAGAATCTCAAATCGGAATCAATTTTCCCGCGGTTCCAGGTTTTATGCTCAAAGAAATCATAGGGATCGCAAAAGCTCGGGATCTTTTATATTCGGGAAAAGGGTTAAAAGCGGAGGAGGCATTACAAATCGGTCTCATCGACGAAATCGCTTCTTCCTCGGAAGATTTGATGGCGCGCGCCCGCAAATACTGCGATCCGTTTAAGGACATGGCGATCGGTTCTGTGATCGGAATTAAGGTATCCTTACGCGATCCGATTCGATTTTTCGCGGAACACAATTCGGAAAGAGACGTCAAACTTATTTCGGAAGCGGTATTTTCCAAAAACGGCCAGGAAGGTATGAGGTCCATCTTGGAAAGAAGAAGACCAGTATTTCAATAAATTAACGTGAGTTCGACGGTTGAAAGTTTGGACGAATAAGAAACTAAAGTGTTGTTCTCTAACATAACCAACCCCACAAATACTTAGATCCGAAGATAAATCTGTCGGAATTCCGACAAATCCTCTGTGAAACTTACCCCACCTGATTTTTGGGTGGTGGGGCGGAAAGACTCGGGAGACTTTTCTCTATCAGAAAATCATACTTTTTGCAAGTAAAAATTATCATTCTTGTCGGAACACTTGAAAAATATCAGTTTTTGATCCTTATTATCCCAAAAGCCTTCTTAATTTGTAGGGTTAGGTTACGGCTCTCTACGAATCGTAACATAATAATTGTTTTCGCATTTTCAACCGCCGAACTCACGTTATTTTAAGAATTCAATTTTTCGAATTGAGTTTTGTTTGAATGTCAATCAGGGTTTTGATTGGATCCTTGCGATTTCTTTTTCGTAAATTTCGATTTTTTGAATTT
The nucleotide sequence above comes from Leptospira weilii. Encoded proteins:
- a CDS encoding LIC11661 family lipoprotein — encoded protein: MKRLYILFLLPAFSLLLGCPHYSTTRLISTPPTLVSIVPIATGYELRLRAGNPELLFSGYRLYVANTENDSRFPADLNSGIDCVDGILNLIPNQPLEYSIELSPNGGSLAAVGIGENPNRICKMNVTLSSGQYLTLRSHVLVISITNGNTSGFVFSMPSNSLKVP
- a CDS encoding HNH endonuclease, with the translated sequence MDILAQPVLVLNAGYVPIGIRSVKDALILIILEKAQLIKDDKNFLIRSEKLKFTAPRIILLRDYYRVPPRKDRVSRENIFQRDNYHCVYCRKKFPSTKLTLDHVIPRSRWEHIPKKERPKEFNSWENLVAACRHCNTRKGNKLLTELKWNLPEENRVTPKLRFPLYSISDQQAEKFGWREYISF
- a CDS encoding DedA family protein, whose amino-acid sequence is MEFLNILVSIFSEYGYIAVFLALILCGFGLPVPEDISLVSGGVIAGFGKADPHFMFLVGMAGVLIGDGSVFLIGRIYGVRVLQIPMISRIVTPERFAKVQDKISRYGNWVTFMARFMPGLRMPIYLTAGTSDRISFYRFVTLDFLAAIISVPVWVYLGYFGAHNFDTLMHWVHNGQLLIFGALGTAFLLFGVVYWIRKKRS
- a CDS encoding deoxyguanosinetriphosphate triphosphohydrolase; translation: MYFSRNDLIQKEIAGLAPYAISSTNNGGRFYEEEEHSYRLPFQRDRDRILHSSAFKRLQYKTQVFIFSVGENYRNRMTHTLEVAGLSRTIASALGLNSHLSESIALAHDLGHTPFGHAGQEILSSLMKDHGGFEHNKQSLRIVTSIEKKYPNFPGLNLCRETLKGLMKHGTDYDPSMMLLERKESGPSLEGMIADLSDEIAYTSHDIEDGWEMGYLHLGDLSENPFWKEVYENCKSQYKDAGEKILVRTTIRTLTNSMVSDLIRNIFHQLEKNRVESTEDLIRLWKQGIRIASFSKEVDSKFRELKFFLYEKLYRHEDLVRMSDYGKKIIESLFDYFLKHPEKVPDTYKERIEEESLYRVISDYVAGMTDRYAEKIYQSLP
- a CDS encoding LA_2272/LA_2273 family lipoprotein, encoding MKKKIQLILLLLFCWFFHSCGVALTPKATVKVPPDTETEVLRFNVFHGEIENLYGLNLGIVNIIKDRLIGVQIGLLNSADSKSRKKNIGLQVGILNNSDSNYYGLKLGLFNQSEGGFTIQTGAVNQVENEGKGNGGIQLGFYNEVTLKQSGNQIMGDGTYFTAGVYNYGGGGVKIGLFNSSPRGIGLSVGAINTGKDGNFLIGILNFCEHGFPSVMIGFNYCWNLSFMR
- a CDS encoding LA_2272/LA_2273 family lipoprotein — translated: MKKFVFYALFLFIVLISLFDCGVALTPKLTAKLPPETETEVLRFNVFHGEIENLYGLNLGIVNIIKDRLIGAQIGLLNSADSKNRKKNIGLQVGILNNSDSNYYGLKLGIFNVEIFRLGDSMPGSEVEKDREKIGAVLSIGLFNATQGFVNVGIFSGGSVFNLGIVNFGASGFNLGIVNFGEERQFQIGFLNVCPKNRVVRFMLIANYCTSF
- a CDS encoding LA_2272/LA_2273 family lipoprotein; its protein translation is MKHKYFLILQNAFSFFGFSLLLLSCGVTGFTGEHTVVRVPVKTETEVFHANLLHGEVKNLYGINLGIVNVIKERLIGLQVGGANYSEGKTYAAQVGLVSNAAKKGGFTVQAGVANNVEGGGAGLQVGLYNRGENKGVYITAGAYNKSGSGANIGLINYEGLGVNVGVYNYGYGVNVGAVNSGKGLSIGALNIGEDGNLQIGILNFCTEGPFPIMIVLNYCSKPAETKVELPEQSRKKTPRNN
- a CDS encoding LA_2272/LA_2273 family lipoprotein, giving the protein MKNKINPIVYLFFLLFWIATTNCGFALTPRITTRIPPKTETEVFRLNLLYGELKNLAGLNVGIFNMVDRMIGGQIGIVNYSPKKTYGAQVAVVNIASDKGAGIQAGIVNYSEGDSRGLQAGIVNIGNKRTGFDLTIGAGNYDTKGLMIGAFNFYSTGVNIGILNEKASGFNLGALNIKGGGVNVGILNGGTGVHIGLINASGEKETDEPTIQFGFLNFCGKGTFPVMIGFNYCK